One window of the Syngnathus typhle isolate RoL2023-S1 ecotype Sweden linkage group LG21, RoL_Styp_1.0, whole genome shotgun sequence genome contains the following:
- the mtpn gene encoding myotrophin has product MGDKDLTWALKTGDLEEVQSMLKTHEDVNRTLEEGGRKPLHLACDFGQTSIVEFLLSKGADVNATDKHSLTPLIYACLEGHAACVKVLLEKGADKNHPAPDGQKLVEMVGDDIKAMLK; this is encoded by the exons ATGGGGGACAAAGATTTGACTTGGGCGCTGAAAACCGGCGACTTGGAAGAGGTGCAATCCATGCTGAAGACG cATGAAGATGTCAACCGGACCCTGGAGGAAGGCGGCAGGAAGCCCCTCCACTTGGCGTGCGACTTTGGCCAGACGAGCATCGTGGAGTTCCTCCTCTCCAAGGGAGCGGACGTCAAT GCTACCGACAAGCACAGCCTCACTCCGCTGATCTACGCCTGCCTCGAAGGCCACGCTGCCTGCGTCAAGGTCCTGCTAGAAAAG GGCGCCGACAAGAACCACCCGGCCCCGGACGGCCAGAAGCTCGTGGAGATGGTCGGCGACGACATCAAGGCCATGCTCAAGTGA
- the LOC133145064 gene encoding protein FAM180A, with product MTRDDGRVSRRFPMASDVLVALFLFCGLASAQHPRSALYPAALHPKRGAPWPLHPSFLQSVKDVELLFEILLSGMTIRRQEPLVIPDPELASLRGARSLELTCDDILPKSLPEVLRLSARLDGRHRRPLSAPDFERTVLTLVYAAQTAAAAANGTERRRAWADSLVRLFGAIRKDLDF from the exons ATGACACGAGACGACGGACGGGTGAGCAGACGCTTCCCGATGGCCTCCGACGTGCTTGTGGCGCTTTTTCTCTTCTGCGGCCTGGCGTCCGCTCAACATCCTCGCTCAG CTTTGTACCCAGCGGCGTTGCATCCAAAGCGTGGTGCACCCTGGCCgctccatccttccttcctgcaGTCTGTGAAAGATGTGGAGCTCCTCTTTGAG ATCCTTTTGTCCGGAATGACAATCCGGCGCCAAGAGCCGCTCGTCATCCCCGACCCGGAGCTGGCGTCCCTgcggggcgctcgctcgctggagCTCACCTGCGACGACATCCTCCCCAAGAGCCTCCCGGAGGTCCTGCGTCTGTCCGCCCGGTTGGACGGACGTCACCGCCGCCCTCTGAGCGCGCCAGACTTTGAGAGGACGGTGCTGACGCTGGTCTACGCCGCCCAGACCGCGGCCGCCGCAGCCAATGGGACGGAGCGCCGCCGGGCCTGGGCCGATTCCCTCGTCCGCCTCTTCGGGGCCATCCGGAAGGACCTGGATTTCTAA